In Agromyces archimandritae, one genomic interval encodes:
- a CDS encoding AI-2E family transporter, protein MTEPRGRSRRGMFAGRREEAPETPDVTAAVPYGVRLAGAWSWRLLLIGAVIAVVVYLVIQLRLIVIPLLIAALLGALLVPFAEWLVRHRWPRWLAVATAMISALAAVGGLLTLGIWQVVRGSDELAAQSVVAWNGFRDWLLGPPLQISVDQLQSWVDQLVEVVQEDSGVLLTGALSVGSTVGHIFAGALLALFATLFILIDGRGIWRWIVGIFPVRARAAIDGAGRAGWTTLGNFVRVQILVATIDAVGIGLGAFFLGLPLAVPIAILVFLGSFIPIVGAVATGALAVFVALVYHGWVSAIIMLAIVLIVQQVEGHVLQPLIMGTAVKVHPLGVVVAVATGSLLAGIPGALFAVPFVAVLNVMIGYIAGGSWKGKAPPIAPRSPLWRTVPQNPPFTREEDR, encoded by the coding sequence ATGACGGAGCCGAGGGGCAGATCGCGCAGGGGAATGTTCGCGGGCCGCCGTGAGGAGGCGCCGGAGACGCCGGACGTGACGGCGGCGGTGCCCTACGGGGTGCGGCTGGCCGGCGCGTGGTCCTGGCGGCTGCTGCTCATCGGCGCGGTGATCGCCGTCGTCGTCTACCTGGTCATCCAGTTGCGGCTCATCGTCATCCCGCTGCTCATCGCGGCGCTTCTCGGCGCACTGCTCGTGCCGTTCGCCGAGTGGCTGGTGCGGCATCGCTGGCCGCGCTGGCTCGCCGTCGCCACGGCCATGATCTCGGCGCTCGCGGCAGTCGGCGGGCTCCTGACGCTCGGGATCTGGCAGGTCGTGCGCGGCTCCGACGAGCTGGCCGCGCAATCGGTCGTCGCCTGGAATGGGTTCCGGGACTGGCTGCTCGGCCCGCCGCTGCAGATCAGCGTGGACCAGTTGCAGTCGTGGGTGGATCAGCTGGTTGAGGTCGTGCAGGAGGATTCCGGCGTGCTGCTGACCGGGGCACTCTCGGTGGGCTCGACCGTCGGACACATCTTCGCCGGTGCCCTGCTCGCGCTGTTCGCGACGCTCTTCATCCTCATCGACGGCCGGGGCATCTGGCGGTGGATCGTGGGGATCTTCCCCGTGCGGGCGCGTGCGGCCATCGACGGGGCCGGGCGGGCCGGCTGGACGACCCTCGGCAATTTCGTGCGCGTGCAGATCCTGGTCGCCACGATCGACGCCGTCGGCATCGGCCTCGGCGCCTTCTTCCTCGGGCTCCCGCTCGCCGTGCCGATCGCGATCCTCGTCTTCCTCGGCTCGTTCATCCCCATCGTCGGCGCGGTCGCCACCGGGGCGCTCGCCGTGTTCGTCGCACTCGTCTACCACGGCTGGGTGAGCGCGATCATCATGCTCGCGATCGTGCTCATCGTCCAGCAGGTCGAGGGTCATGTCCTGCAGCCCCTCATCATGGGCACGGCCGTCAAGGTCCACCCGCTCGGCGTCGTCGTCGCGGTCGCGACGGGCTCACTGCTCGCCGGCATCCCGGGCGCCCTGTTCGCGGTGCCCTTCGTCGCCGTGCTGAACGTCATGATCGGCTATATCGCCGGCGGCAGCTGGAAGGGCAAGGCCCCGCCCATCGCACCCCGGTCGCCCCTCTGGCGCACCGTCCCGCAGAACCCGCCCTTCACCCGAGAGGAGGATCGGTGA
- the ilvA gene encoding threonine ammonia-lyase, which produces MTDPAAPGGTVPALAEFEEARRIVSRVARRTPMESSRYLADRLGVPVYLKAENLQRTGSYKLRGAYYRMSRLGPEERARGVVAASAGNHAQGVAFAARELGIRATIFMPVGVALPKLEATKSYGARVVLHGDNVGETLEAAAEYAEAHRAVIIPPYDHRDIIIGQGTLGLEILEQAPDAGTLVVPIGGGGLIAGTAAAAKQAARAAGREIRIVGVQAEHASPYVASLRAGELVSVPVVPTIADGIAVYRPGVLNFGIVREVVDEVVTVTDDDIARALLVLLERAKLVVEPAGAVSVAALLSGAAKVEGPTVALLSGGNIDPLLMQRVVAHGLEASGRYLTLKIGLPDRPGQLARISELVAEANANVVEVMHTRHGHGLQISEVELQLAVETRGPEHRTEVVDVLRRAGYDPVIVGD; this is translated from the coding sequence ATGACCGACCCAGCAGCCCCCGGCGGCACCGTTCCCGCGCTCGCCGAGTTCGAGGAGGCCCGCCGCATCGTCTCGCGCGTCGCGCGGCGCACTCCGATGGAGAGTTCGCGCTATCTCGCCGACCGCCTCGGCGTGCCGGTCTATCTGAAGGCCGAGAATCTGCAGCGCACCGGCTCGTACAAGCTGCGCGGCGCCTACTACCGGATGAGCCGGCTCGGACCCGAGGAGCGCGCTCGCGGCGTCGTGGCCGCGAGCGCCGGCAACCATGCGCAGGGGGTGGCGTTCGCGGCCCGCGAGCTCGGAATCCGGGCGACGATCTTCATGCCCGTCGGGGTGGCCTTGCCCAAGCTCGAGGCCACGAAGTCGTACGGCGCGCGCGTCGTGCTGCACGGCGACAACGTGGGGGAGACCCTCGAGGCGGCCGCCGAGTACGCCGAGGCGCACCGGGCGGTCATCATCCCGCCGTACGACCATCGCGACATCATCATCGGCCAGGGAACGCTCGGGCTGGAGATCCTCGAGCAGGCTCCGGATGCCGGCACGCTCGTCGTGCCGATCGGCGGCGGCGGGCTCATCGCGGGCACCGCGGCGGCGGCCAAGCAGGCCGCCCGTGCGGCCGGGCGCGAGATCCGCATCGTCGGGGTGCAGGCCGAGCACGCCTCGCCGTATGTCGCGTCGCTCCGGGCGGGCGAGCTCGTGAGCGTCCCGGTCGTCCCGACCATCGCCGACGGCATCGCCGTCTACCGCCCGGGGGTGCTGAACTTCGGCATCGTCCGCGAGGTCGTCGACGAGGTCGTCACCGTCACCGACGACGACATCGCGCGAGCGTTGCTCGTGCTCCTCGAGCGCGCGAAGCTCGTCGTCGAGCCGGCCGGCGCGGTCTCGGTCGCGGCGCTGCTGTCGGGTGCGGCGAAGGTCGAGGGCCCCACGGTCGCACTGCTCTCGGGCGGCAACATCGACCCGCTGCTCATGCAGCGCGTCGTCGCGCACGGGCTGGAGGCCTCGGGGCGCTATCTGACGCTGAAGATCGGTCTGCCCGACCGGCCCGGTCAGCTCGCGCGCATCTCGGAGCTCGTGGCCGAGGCGAACGCGAACGTCGTCGAGGTCATGCACACCCGTCACGGCCACGGACTGCAGATCTCCGAGGTCGAACTGCAGTTGGCCGTCGAGACGCGGGGCCCGGAGCATCGCACGGAGGTCGTCGACGTGCTGCGGCGAGCCGGCTACGACCCGGTGATCGTCGGGGACTGA
- a CDS encoding PaaX domain-containing protein, C- domain protein, which yields MARPQGETMPPLSARSVALSLLLGATPPRLAAADLGRLAAHFGLAPATMRVALSRMVAAGELDANDGVYALSARHLARRETTEAGIHPEPAAYTGTWRMIVATGGGRPADERQATRAALERGRFAPLREGVWMRPGNLGEPAPIPGDALLAFSVVPDDDQALAGRLWDLDAWAEKARTLLEVLHGPEGPMTRLTAAAAAVRHLAADPVLPAELEPADWPAARLRRSYAAYRDELAAIAATASTPETKD from the coding sequence GTGGCGCGACCCCAGGGCGAGACCATGCCGCCGCTCAGCGCCCGCTCGGTCGCACTCAGCCTCCTCCTCGGCGCCACCCCGCCGAGGCTCGCCGCCGCCGACCTCGGCCGCCTCGCCGCGCACTTCGGCCTCGCCCCGGCGACCATGCGGGTCGCCCTCTCGCGCATGGTCGCCGCCGGGGAGCTCGACGCGAACGACGGCGTCTACGCCCTCTCCGCCAGACACCTCGCCCGTCGCGAGACGACCGAGGCCGGCATCCACCCCGAGCCCGCCGCGTACACCGGCACTTGGCGCATGATCGTCGCCACCGGCGGCGGTCGGCCCGCCGACGAACGCCAGGCCACGCGCGCCGCGCTCGAACGAGGTCGCTTCGCCCCGCTCCGCGAGGGGGTGTGGATGCGGCCCGGCAATCTCGGAGAACCCGCCCCGATCCCCGGCGACGCCCTCCTCGCCTTCTCGGTCGTGCCCGATGACGACCAGGCGCTCGCCGGCCGGCTCTGGGACCTCGACGCGTGGGCCGAGAAGGCGCGAACCCTGCTCGAGGTGCTGCACGGCCCCGAAGGGCCGATGACCCGACTCACCGCGGCCGCGGCCGCCGTGCGGCACCTGGCCGCAGACCCCGTCCTGCCCGCCGAACTCGAACCGGCCGACTGGCCGGCCGCCCGGCTCCGACGGAGCTACGCCGCCTACCGCGACGAACTCGCCGCCATCGCCGCCACGGCATCCACCCCCGAAACGAAGGACTGA
- a CDS encoding acyl-CoA dehydrogenase family protein has protein sequence MITHEVLNQPPPLVDYDAAAVPVVREALERAGARPAELDEVGRAAGSAHALELGDRAERNAPVLRTHDRHGHRIDEVDYDPAYHELMRTAVGFGLHGSPWASTDPNAHLVRAAKYSLWQAVDAGHGCPVTMTYAAVPALRADPELAARYTPLLTNGSYEPGLRPAAEKAGITAGMSMTEKQGGSDVRANTTRAEPLADGTYRIVGHKWFTSAPMSDILLTLAVAPGGVTCFVLPRVLPDGSRNAIRLQRLKDKLGNRSNASSELEYENAIGWRLGEEGRGVRTIIEMVNGTRLDCTLGTATIMRHGVQQAVHHAAHRSAFGARLIDQPLMRNVLADLAVEAEASTTVALWLASLTDAALAGDEQAAALRRIGLAVSKYFVCKRGPEHAAEALECLGGNGYVEESRMPRMYRETPLNSVWEGSGNVAALDALRAMTRQPETLEALLGFLRGAAGVDRRYDAFIGSLERHLADPGTLEYRARIVVGELARALQGALLVRHGDPAVADAFVASRLAGEHGDAYGTLGTGADLEPIIARYRLA, from the coding sequence ATGATCACCCACGAGGTCCTGAACCAGCCCCCGCCGCTCGTCGACTACGACGCCGCGGCCGTTCCCGTCGTCCGCGAGGCCCTCGAACGAGCCGGCGCCCGGCCCGCCGAGCTCGACGAGGTCGGTCGGGCCGCCGGCAGCGCCCACGCCCTCGAACTCGGCGACCGCGCGGAACGGAACGCGCCGGTGCTGCGCACCCACGACCGCCACGGGCACCGCATCGACGAAGTCGACTACGACCCCGCGTACCACGAGCTCATGCGCACCGCCGTCGGGTTCGGCCTGCACGGCTCGCCGTGGGCCTCCACCGACCCGAACGCGCACCTCGTGCGGGCCGCCAAGTACAGCCTCTGGCAGGCGGTGGACGCCGGGCACGGCTGCCCCGTCACGATGACGTACGCCGCGGTGCCGGCCCTCCGCGCCGACCCGGAGCTCGCGGCCCGATACACGCCGCTGCTCACGAACGGCTCCTACGAGCCGGGGCTGCGCCCGGCCGCCGAGAAGGCCGGCATCACCGCCGGGATGTCGATGACCGAGAAGCAGGGCGGCTCCGACGTGCGCGCCAACACCACCCGCGCCGAGCCGCTTGCCGACGGCACGTACCGCATCGTGGGGCACAAGTGGTTCACCTCGGCGCCGATGAGCGACATCCTGCTCACCCTCGCCGTCGCCCCCGGCGGCGTCACCTGCTTCGTGCTGCCGCGGGTGCTGCCCGACGGCAGCCGCAACGCCATCCGGCTGCAGCGGCTGAAGGACAAGCTCGGCAACCGATCCAATGCGAGCAGCGAACTCGAGTACGAGAACGCGATCGGCTGGCGCCTCGGCGAGGAAGGGCGGGGCGTCCGCACCATCATCGAGATGGTCAACGGCACACGCCTGGACTGCACCCTCGGCACCGCGACGATCATGCGCCACGGCGTGCAGCAGGCGGTGCATCACGCCGCCCACCGCAGCGCGTTCGGCGCACGCCTCATCGACCAGCCCCTCATGCGGAACGTGCTCGCCGACCTCGCCGTCGAGGCCGAGGCATCCACGACCGTCGCGCTCTGGCTCGCCTCGCTCACGGATGCCGCGCTCGCCGGTGACGAGCAGGCCGCCGCGCTGCGGCGCATCGGGCTCGCCGTCTCGAAGTACTTCGTGTGCAAGCGCGGGCCCGAGCACGCCGCCGAAGCCCTCGAATGCCTCGGCGGCAACGGATACGTCGAGGAGTCGAGGATGCCGCGCATGTACCGCGAGACGCCGCTGAACTCGGTCTGGGAGGGCAGCGGCAACGTCGCCGCCCTCGACGCCTTGCGGGCCATGACCCGTCAGCCCGAAACCCTCGAAGCCCTCCTCGGCTTCCTCCGCGGGGCCGCCGGCGTCGACCGCCGCTACGACGCCTTCATCGGCTCGCTCGAGCGGCACCTCGCCGACCCCGGAACGCTCGAATACCGTGCCCGCATCGTCGTCGGCGAGCTCGCGAGAGCCCTGCAGGGCGCGTTGCTCGTCCGACACGGCGACCCCGCCGTCGCCGACGCCTTCGTCGCCTCGCGCCTGGCCGGCGAGCACGGCGACGCCTACGGCACGCTCGGCACCGGCGCCGATCTCGAGCCGATCATCGCCCGGTACCGCCTGGCCTGA
- a CDS encoding class I adenylate-forming enzyme family protein: MEPTPARLLRERARLNPDATAYVSDERRIDFRTAEREASALAAHLDANGVGAGDRVVVLAKNSDFLATSLFAVSWLGAIAVIANWRLPAAELAHVFDDSEPVAVLADEAFGPAVQELRQARPGIRHVVVDTADDYRAIIADARAHGAEPAGSSADAAVIMYTSGTTGRSKGAVLTGANLYWSAEGMVSTIPWEPGHRFLLVAPMFHIGGLAPLLANVLRGTATVFLRDFDPAAVWRTIAEERITTMMTVPLMLRALTHVAGLGPVDASSLVNVTCGGAPVADELAGAFTAAVGVPVQLVYGVTEFTGAVAFRLGGEGAAHAGSTGRAVFGGELAVADPATGQALAPGETGEVLIRGPQRFAGYWRDEASTAAAITADGWYRSGDVGRIDEDGFVRLVDRVKDVVISGGENIYPAELEVVLAAHPAVADVAVVGRPDETWGEVPIAFVVAAPGTAAEGLEAELVEACRAKLAGYKTPKAIRFVEAIPRNTLGKVLKRQLRDEERAAA, encoded by the coding sequence ATGGAGCCGACCCCCGCCCGACTGCTGCGCGAACGCGCACGCCTGAACCCCGACGCGACCGCATACGTCTCCGACGAGCGCCGCATCGACTTCCGCACCGCCGAGCGCGAGGCATCCGCCCTGGCCGCGCACCTCGACGCGAACGGCGTCGGCGCCGGCGACCGCGTCGTCGTGCTCGCCAAGAACAGCGACTTCCTGGCGACGTCGCTCTTCGCCGTCTCGTGGCTCGGCGCGATCGCCGTGATCGCGAACTGGCGCCTGCCGGCGGCCGAACTCGCCCACGTCTTCGACGACAGCGAACCGGTCGCCGTGCTCGCCGACGAGGCCTTCGGTCCGGCGGTGCAGGAGTTGCGGCAGGCGCGCCCCGGCATCCGCCACGTCGTCGTCGACACCGCCGACGACTACCGCGCGATCATCGCGGACGCTCGCGCGCACGGCGCGGAGCCGGCCGGCTCGTCCGCCGATGCGGCCGTCATCATGTACACCTCCGGCACGACCGGGCGATCGAAGGGCGCCGTGCTCACCGGCGCGAACCTGTACTGGTCGGCCGAGGGCATGGTTTCGACGATCCCGTGGGAACCGGGCCACCGCTTCCTCCTCGTCGCCCCCATGTTCCACATCGGCGGGCTCGCACCGCTGCTGGCGAACGTGCTGCGCGGCACGGCGACGGTGTTCCTACGCGACTTCGACCCGGCCGCCGTGTGGCGCACCATCGCGGAAGAGCGCATCACGACCATGATGACCGTGCCGCTCATGCTGCGTGCGCTCACCCACGTCGCCGGCCTCGGACCGGTGGATGCGTCGAGCCTCGTGAACGTGACCTGCGGCGGTGCGCCGGTGGCCGACGAGCTGGCCGGAGCCTTCACCGCCGCCGTCGGCGTCCCGGTCCAGCTCGTCTACGGCGTCACCGAGTTCACGGGCGCCGTCGCCTTCCGCCTCGGCGGCGAAGGCGCCGCGCACGCCGGCAGCACCGGCCGGGCCGTCTTCGGCGGCGAGCTCGCCGTCGCCGACCCGGCCACGGGCCAGGCCCTCGCGCCGGGGGAGACCGGCGAAGTGCTCATCCGCGGCCCGCAGCGCTTCGCCGGGTACTGGCGCGACGAAGCATCCACGGCCGCCGCGATCACCGCCGACGGCTGGTACCGCTCGGGCGACGTCGGCCGCATCGACGAGGACGGCTTCGTACGCCTCGTCGACCGGGTGAAGGACGTCGTCATCAGCGGCGGCGAGAACATCTACCCCGCCGAGCTCGAGGTGGTGCTTGCCGCCCACCCCGCCGTCGCCGACGTCGCCGTCGTCGGCCGCCCCGACGAGACCTGGGGCGAGGTGCCGATCGCCTTCGTCGTCGCCGCTCCGGGAACGGCCGCCGAGGGCCTGGAGGCCGAGCTCGTCGAGGCATGCCGTGCGAAGCTCGCCGGCTACAAGACGCCCAAGGCGATCCGGTTCGTCGAGGCGATCCCGCGCAACACCCTCGGCAAGGTCCTGAAACGGCAGCTGCGCGACGAGGAGCGGGCCGCGGCCTGA
- the greA gene encoding transcription elongation factor GreA, with the protein MAAVTWLTQDAYDRLAAELEELSTTGREEIAKRIEAAREEGDLKENGGYHAAKDEQGKQEARIRQLAELLKHAQVGEAPVSTGVVESGTVITAEIAGDPTTFLIGSREIAGDSELSVYSEQSPLGEAILGLKIGDETSYQAPNGRDIAVKITGVETWGGN; encoded by the coding sequence ATGGCTGCCGTCACCTGGCTCACCCAGGACGCATACGACCGGCTCGCCGCCGAGCTCGAGGAGCTCAGCACGACGGGGCGGGAAGAGATCGCCAAACGCATCGAAGCGGCTCGCGAAGAGGGCGATCTCAAGGAGAACGGCGGGTACCACGCCGCCAAGGACGAGCAGGGCAAGCAGGAGGCCCGCATCCGTCAGCTCGCCGAGCTGCTGAAGCACGCCCAGGTCGGCGAGGCGCCGGTCTCGACGGGCGTCGTCGAGTCGGGCACCGTGATCACCGCCGAGATCGCCGGCGACCCGACGACCTTCCTCATCGGCAGCCGTGAGATCGCCGGCGACTCGGAGTTGTCGGTCTACAGCGAGCAGAGCCCGCTCGGCGAGGCCATCCTGGGCCTGAAGATCGGCGACGAGACGAGCTACCAGGCCCCCAACGGCCGTGACATCGCCGTGAAGATCACGGGCGTGGAGACCTGGGGCGGCAACTGA
- a CDS encoding DUF4307 domain-containing protein, translating into MTASDAISARYGRTPKRRRRDVLLLAGGGVFAALAVIAWVIWAGLDSPTQIQAKDLGHTLRNDERAVDVTWQLSVPVGTDTACAVQALNEEFAVVGWKVVEIPASERPLRTFTETVRVAQEANTGLISHCWLT; encoded by the coding sequence GTGACTGCTTCCGACGCCATCTCCGCGCGCTACGGGCGCACCCCGAAGCGCCGCCGACGTGACGTGCTCCTGCTGGCCGGCGGCGGGGTCTTCGCGGCCCTCGCGGTCATCGCCTGGGTGATCTGGGCCGGCCTCGACTCGCCGACGCAGATCCAGGCGAAAGACCTCGGCCACACCCTCCGCAACGACGAGCGGGCGGTGGATGTGACGTGGCAGCTCTCGGTGCCGGTCGGCACCGACACGGCCTGCGCCGTGCAGGCCCTGAACGAGGAGTTCGCCGTCGTCGGCTGGAAGGTCGTCGAGATCCCCGCCTCCGAGCGGCCGCTGCGCACCTTCACCGAAACGGTCCGCGTCGCCCAGGAGGCGAACACGGGTTTGATTTCGCACTGCTGGCTCACCTAA
- the trhA gene encoding PAQR family membrane homeostasis protein TrhA: MDAEHSPAAADGGPQLPNIPLLDAADADAAVEIKPTWRGWIHAGTFPVTIAAGIVLISLAHGAPAKWASAVFMLTSMLLFGNSALYHRFNWKPRTKMILKRIDHANIFLLIAGTYTPLAILALPPDKGWLLLGFVWGGALLGIGFRVFWITAPRWLYVPIYVLLGWAAMMYIVDLVNANVAMMVLVLVGGLFYTAGAVVYGIKKPNPWPGRFGFHEIFHVCTVVAFMCHWAAVLLIALAPAYHAG, translated from the coding sequence ATGGATGCCGAACACTCCCCCGCAGCCGCCGACGGCGGCCCGCAGCTGCCGAACATCCCCCTGCTCGACGCCGCCGACGCCGATGCGGCCGTCGAGATCAAGCCCACCTGGCGCGGGTGGATCCACGCCGGCACCTTCCCCGTCACGATCGCGGCGGGCATCGTGCTGATCTCCCTCGCCCACGGCGCGCCGGCGAAGTGGGCTTCGGCCGTGTTCATGCTGACCTCGATGCTGCTGTTCGGCAACTCGGCCCTGTACCACCGCTTCAACTGGAAGCCCCGGACGAAGATGATCCTGAAACGGATCGACCACGCGAACATCTTCCTGCTCATCGCCGGCACCTACACGCCGCTGGCGATCCTCGCCCTGCCGCCGGACAAGGGCTGGCTGCTGCTCGGCTTCGTCTGGGGCGGGGCCCTGCTCGGCATCGGCTTCCGCGTGTTCTGGATCACGGCGCCGCGCTGGCTGTACGTGCCGATCTACGTGCTGCTCGGCTGGGCGGCGATGATGTACATCGTCGACCTCGTGAACGCGAACGTCGCCATGATGGTGCTCGTGCTCGTCGGCGGGCTGTTCTACACGGCCGGCGCGGTCGTCTACGGCATCAAGAAGCCGAACCCGTGGCCGGGTCGTTTCGGCTTCCACGAGATCTTCCACGTGTGCACGGTGGTCGCGTTCATGTGCCACTGGGCGGCGGTGCTGCTCATCGCCCTCGCGCCCGCGTACCACGCGGGCTGA
- a CDS encoding isoprenyl transferase — MKSGDRSAGRGILYRLYESRLERGLDQAALPEHVAMIIDGNRRWAKQLGYETAAHGHRAGAAKMLEFLEWCDDAGIRVVTLYLLSSDNLVSREAPELGDLVEIIAGLAQAVSENRDWRVQHVGSDAGLPASLVAALDAAEERTAGNTGLHVNLAVGYGGRTEITDAMRSIVADHHAEGRSLEDLAERLTPELIGEHLYTGGQPDPDLVIRTSGEQRLSDFMLWQSAHSEFYFVEALGPDLRRVDFLRALRDYSTRNRRFGG; from the coding sequence GTGAAATCTGGTGATCGGTCGGCCGGGCGCGGCATCCTCTACCGCCTCTACGAGTCGCGCCTCGAACGCGGCCTCGACCAGGCGGCGCTGCCGGAGCACGTCGCGATGATCATCGACGGCAACCGGCGCTGGGCGAAGCAGCTCGGCTACGAGACCGCCGCCCACGGGCACCGCGCCGGCGCGGCGAAGATGCTCGAGTTCCTCGAATGGTGCGACGACGCCGGCATCCGCGTCGTGACCCTGTACCTGCTCTCCAGCGACAACCTCGTCAGCCGCGAGGCGCCCGAACTCGGCGACCTCGTCGAGATCATCGCAGGGCTCGCGCAGGCGGTCTCCGAGAACCGCGACTGGCGCGTCCAGCACGTCGGCTCCGACGCGGGGCTGCCCGCGTCGCTCGTGGCCGCGCTGGATGCCGCCGAGGAGCGTACCGCGGGCAACACCGGGCTGCACGTCAACCTCGCCGTCGGCTACGGCGGGCGCACCGAGATCACCGACGCCATGCGATCCATCGTCGCCGACCATCATGCCGAGGGCCGCAGCCTCGAAGACCTCGCCGAGCGCCTCACCCCCGAACTCATCGGCGAGCACCTCTACACCGGCGGGCAGCCCGACCCCGACCTCGTGATCCGCACCTCGGGCGAGCAGAGGCTCAGCGACTTCATGCTCTGGCAGTCGGCCCACAGCGAGTTCTATTTCGTCGAGGCCCTCGGCCCCGACCTGCGGCGCGTCGACTTCCTGCGCGCCCTCCGCGACTACTCGACGCGGAACCGCCGTTTCGGCGGCTGA
- a CDS encoding aminotransferase class V-fold PLP-dependent enzyme — protein sequence MTIDEFNAGFPEEPGYLDYGRVGPLSTTAAEETLALTQVLQRARYGSMDVFGEQDARLRRAVAGVTGFADDRIVFQPNTTTGLMHAMFGLTGDVLLSAEEFPSLPIAAVRAEEALHAAKPIWLETDHGRVTAGQIREQLTASTVAVAVSLVDSRTGYLADLEGIRQVIGDRLLIVDAIQGFGVADAAWEAADVIATGGQKWVRAGWGTGFLALSDRAAERLTPVFSGFTGTEEDEPWGFVPPPAPGARAFRVTNPDPIAAARFAAALEEIAAVGIDVISAAVAERVSRVIDLADEFGVAVASSRDERERAGIVILEPPAEQVTLLTASLHNHGVSATTRQGRVRLSVHSATNEETLDMLRGALVSYSTAAAY from the coding sequence GTGACGATCGACGAGTTCAACGCGGGATTCCCCGAGGAACCGGGCTACCTCGACTACGGTCGCGTCGGCCCCCTCTCGACGACCGCCGCTGAGGAGACGCTCGCCCTCACCCAGGTGCTGCAGCGGGCCCGCTACGGCAGCATGGACGTCTTCGGGGAGCAGGATGCGCGCCTGCGGCGGGCCGTCGCGGGCGTCACGGGCTTCGCCGACGACCGGATCGTCTTCCAGCCGAACACCACCACCGGCCTCATGCACGCCATGTTCGGCCTCACCGGCGACGTGCTGCTGTCGGCCGAGGAGTTCCCGAGCCTGCCGATCGCGGCCGTCCGCGCCGAGGAGGCGCTGCACGCGGCGAAACCGATCTGGCTCGAAACCGATCACGGCCGCGTCACCGCCGGGCAGATCCGGGAGCAGCTGACGGCATCCACCGTCGCCGTCGCCGTGAGCCTCGTCGACTCCCGCACCGGCTATCTCGCCGACCTTGAGGGCATCCGGCAGGTCATCGGCGACCGGCTGCTCATCGTCGACGCCATCCAGGGCTTCGGGGTCGCCGACGCCGCCTGGGAGGCCGCCGACGTCATCGCCACCGGCGGGCAGAAGTGGGTACGCGCCGGCTGGGGGACCGGCTTCCTCGCCCTCTCCGACCGGGCGGCCGAGCGCCTCACACCCGTGTTCTCGGGCTTCACCGGTACCGAGGAGGACGAGCCCTGGGGCTTCGTGCCGCCGCCTGCGCCCGGCGCCCGGGCGTTCCGCGTCACGAACCCCGACCCGATCGCCGCCGCCCGCTTCGCCGCGGCCCTCGAGGAGATCGCCGCGGTCGGCATCGACGTCATCTCGGCCGCCGTCGCCGAACGGGTCAGCCGCGTCATCGACCTCGCCGACGAGTTCGGCGTCGCCGTCGCCTCCTCGCGCGACGAGCGTGAGCGGGCCGGGATCGTCATCCTCGAACCGCCCGCCGAGCAGGTCACGCTCCTCACCGCATCCCTGCACAACCACGGCGTTTCGGCCACGACCCGGCAGGGTCGTGTGCGGCTCTCCGTGCACTCCGCGACGAACGAGGAGACGCTCGACATGCTCCGCGGCGCCCTCGTGTCGTACTCGACGGCCGCCGCCTACTGA